In Anaerobaca lacustris, the genomic stretch GGCGCTCAGAACAAGATGATGCAGAATGCGCCGCTTTGCCTGGAGGCCTGGGGCGCACGGCTGCTCGGCTCCAAGGGCCAGCCCGATCGGTTTCCGTAAGGCACCGCGACCTGCGCGGGTCAGAGGGCCGAGCGGACGGGTTCTTTCCGGGTGGCGCTGTCAGAGACACCGAACTCCTGGAAGACCCGGACGATGCGTTCGGCCGTGCGGCCGTCCCACAACGCTGGAACCGTGCCTTCCTTCCATCGGCCCGACAGGATCCGATCGGATTTCTCCTCGATTGTCTCCATATCGACCAGTTCGTTCGTGCCCTGGGTGATCGTGATGGGCCGTTCTGTGTTCGGACGCAAGGTCAGGCACGGCAGTTTCAGATACGTTGTTTCCTCCTGAATGCCGCCAGAATCGGTCAGGACGAATCGCGCGTTCTTCTGAAGCAGGATGAACTGGCGGTATCGGACCGGCTCGATGATCCGAAAGTCTTTGGTGAATGGCACGTCGATCCCGAACCGCTCGATGTTCTTCCGGGTCCTTGGGTGCATCGGAAAGACTACGGGCAGCTTCTCCGACAGGTGGTTCAGGTAGACCAGAATCTGTCTGAGACTGTCCGGCTCGTCCACGTTCGACGGGCGATGCAGCGTCACCAGGACATAGGAACCCGTCCCCAGGGCGAGATCGTCCAGCATTTGGGCTTCCTGATCGGCGCCGATGCGTCCCAGGATGGTGACCAGCGAATCGATCATGATGTTGCCCACGCAGCGCACGCGACCATCGAGGGCGCCCTCGCGCCGGAGGTTCTCGTCCCCGTCGACGGAGGGAGTCAGCAGCAGGTCGGAGATCGCATCGGTCACACGCCGGTTGATCTCCTCAGGCATGGTCTCGTCGAAGCTGCGCAGCCCCGCCTCGACGTGCGCGACGGGAACGAGCTGTTTCTTTGCGGTCAGGCTACAGGCCACCGTCGAGTTGACGTCGCCGAACACGACGACGAGGTCGGGATGCTCCTGAGCGAGCACCTTCTCGAACTCGATCATGACCTTGGCCGTCTGTTCGGCGTGGCTCCCCGAGCCGGCGCCCAGATAATGATGCGACTCCGGAAGCTGCAGGTCTTCGAAGAAGGCCTGGGACATCGCATAGTCGTAGTGCTGGCCCGTGTGCACGATGATCGGGTCAAATCCGGCGGTCTGCGTCAACTCGAAGTACAGCGGCGCCATCTTCATGAAGTTCGGCCGGGCCCCGACAATCAGCAGGATCTTCGACACGTTGCTGCCCTCCAGTGGTCCCCAGAAGGACCTCATACATACGACAGAGTTGTACGCTCTGTCCTTCCCAGTTATATCGCTCCCGGACGGCACGAAGCCCACATTCGCCCATCGCGCGCGCCTCATCCGGGTGTTCAATGAGATACGTTATTGCCTCGGCAATCTCCTCGGGTCTGGACGGATCGACGATCAGGCCGCACCGGCTCGGTTTGACAACCTCCCTGTAGAGCGGGAAATTCGACGCCACCACCGGCATGCCTACCAGCATATAGTCGAACAGCTTGTTCGGCAAGCAACTCGTGTTGTTCGAATAGGGCAGGTAGGTGATCACTCCAATCGACGCCGCAGAGGTAAGCCTTTCTTTTTCTTCGTAAGGCACCCAGGGAACGAAGGTTACGTTTTTCTCGATCCCTCGCTTTTTCGCCAGGGCCTTCAGCTCGTCTTCGAAGGACGCCGGCCTCGCCACGCCGACCAGCACAAGTCGCCAGTCGGGATGTCTCGCGGCCACAAGGGCGAACGCCTCGATTACCTCGACGAGCCCCCGAGTGCGCGACATCGCGCCCAGATAGATGATCTGCTTCTGCGGGTTCCTTTCGAACGTGTCGGACAGCTCGACGATCGGGTAGTTCTCGATCCGGGCACAGGCCACCTTGAGCGTCTGGTAGCGCGCCCCGACCAGCGGCGTCGTGTAGATCACCAGGTCGAAGAACCGCACCACCGCCCGCTCGAACAGGTCGAACGACTTGCTCACGCACCGCCGCAGGCCCTGCGAGATCCAGAACTTGTCCATGATGCTGTTGGGGTAGTGCTCGTGCACGTCCCAGATCACCTTCTTGCCACGGGCTTTCAGGAGCAGGCCGACGATCATCAGCTCGGGATCGTGGAAATGGTACACGTCCGCATCCTCCCGGACCGCCAGCCGGTACAGACGCCAAGTCACGCTCGTCATCCGATGGAAGCGGCCTCGTGGCTCGGGCAAGGGCGCGACGCGCACGCCGTCCACGGTCTCGGCCTTATCGTGCCGGGCGATCAGCACGACATCGTAGCCGGCCTTGGCCAGGCTCTTCGCCTCCTTGTGGAAGATGCGCCCGTCGAACGGCATGTGGACGGTCGTCAGCATGCAGACCTTCGCGCGAGGTTGTCGTTCCGGATCAGCCATCGATTCCCTTCTTCCTGGGCGCCAACGACCACAGCGCATCGGCAAAGGTCTTGGCATTCCGGTCAGGGTCGAACACTTCTTTCGCCCGTGCCAACCCCAGTCGCCCGGCGGCGGTTCGAAACGGCGCGTCGATAATCATTCGCTCGAGGGCGCCGCGCAGTTGTTCGACGTTTCGCGCCTCGACAAGCAATCCCGTTCGGCCGTCGATCACCGCTTCGCCCACACCCCCGACGCGTGTCGCGACCACCGGAAGCCCGCAGTCCATCGCTTCGAGGACCACCTGGGGCATCCCCTCGCTGTACGACGGCAGGGCCAGGAAATCGGCGCCCTGCAAATAGTGCGGCACCTCTTCGGGCGCAACCTGACCCGGCAGAGAGACTGCTTCTTTGCGTGCGACCCGTGCCGAGAGCTTCTCCAATACGCTGCGCGAAGGGCCGTCACCCACACACACCAGATGGAAGTTCTCGTGCTGCTTCAGAAGAGGCTCACAGGCGGCCGCCAGATCACTGATGCCCTTGCTCTCGACCAGACCACCGACGTAGACGGCGACG encodes the following:
- a CDS encoding glycosyltransferase family 4 protein yields the protein MADPERQPRAKVCMLTTVHMPFDGRIFHKEAKSLAKAGYDVVLIARHDKAETVDGVRVAPLPEPRGRFHRMTSVTWRLYRLAVREDADVYHFHDPELMIVGLLLKARGKKVIWDVHEHYPNSIMDKFWISQGLRRCVSKSFDLFERAVVRFFDLVIYTTPLVGARYQTLKVACARIENYPIVELSDTFERNPQKQIIYLGAMSRTRGLVEVIEAFALVAARHPDWRLVLVGVARPASFEDELKALAKKRGIEKNVTFVPWVPYEEKERLTSAASIGVITYLPYSNNTSCLPNKLFDYMLVGMPVVASNFPLYREVVKPSRCGLIVDPSRPEEIAEAITYLIEHPDEARAMGECGLRAVRERYNWEGQSVQLCRMYEVLLGTTGGQQRVEDPADCRGPAELHEDGAAVLRVDADRRI
- the wecB gene encoding non-hydrolyzing UDP-N-acetylglucosamine 2-epimerase, which translates into the protein MSKILLIVGARPNFMKMAPLYFELTQTAGFDPIIVHTGQHYDYAMSQAFFEDLQLPESHHYLGAGSGSHAEQTAKVMIEFEKVLAQEHPDLVVVFGDVNSTVACSLTAKKQLVPVAHVEAGLRSFDETMPEEINRRVTDAISDLLLTPSVDGDENLRREGALDGRVRCVGNIMIDSLVTILGRIGADQEAQMLDDLALGTGSYVLVTLHRPSNVDEPDSLRQILVYLNHLSEKLPVVFPMHPRTRKNIERFGIDVPFTKDFRIIEPVRYRQFILLQKNARFVLTDSGGIQEETTYLKLPCLTLRPNTERPITITQGTNELVDMETIEEKSDRILSGRWKEGTVPALWDGRTAERIVRVFQEFGVSDSATRKEPVRSAL